In one window of Ovis aries strain OAR_USU_Benz2616 breed Rambouillet chromosome 3, ARS-UI_Ramb_v3.0, whole genome shotgun sequence DNA:
- the CD69 gene encoding early activation antigen CD69, protein MNSEDFSATETSSLHLKREPQSHATGTYSATYHEGSIQVPIPCAVVNVVFITTLIIALVALSVGQYNCPGQHVSSAPPNTHVFPCSDDWIGHKGKCYLISKKTKNWTLAQNFCSKHDATLAVIDSKEDMNFLKQYMGRAEHWIGLRNEAGQTWKWSNGQEFNNWFNLTGSENCAVLNSAEVSSRECDKNLHWICSKPSK, encoded by the exons ATGAATTCTGAAGATTTTTCTGCAACAGAGACCAGCTCCTTGCACCTGAAAAGAGAACCACAAA GTCATGCCACTGGGACTTACTCTGCAACATATCATGAAGGATCAATTCAAGTTCCTATCCCATGTGCTGTAGTAAACGTGGTCTTCATTACCACTCTCATCATAGCTCTCGTTGCTCTTTCAG TGGGCCAGTACAACTGTCCAGGACAACATGTGTCATCAGCGCCACCAAACACCCATGTGTTTCCATGCTCAGATGATTGGATTGGACACAAGGGGAAATGCTATCTTATttccaagaaaacaaagaactggaCCTTGGCCCAAAACTTTTGCTCCAAACACGATGCCACTCTTGCTGTCATTGATTCTAAAGAGGACATG aactttttaaaacaatatatggGTAGAGCTGAACACTGGATCGGGCTGAGAAATGAAGCTGGCCAGACGTGGAAATGGTCAAATGGCCAAGAATTTAACAACTG GTTCAACCTTACGGGGTCTGAGAACTGTGCAGTTCTGAACAGTGCAGAGGTCAGCAGCAGAGAATGTGACAAGAATTTACACTGGATATGTAGCAAACCCTCCAAATAA